Proteins found in one Acidobacteriota bacterium genomic segment:
- a CDS encoding thiamine pyrophosphate-binding protein: MRLTGGEIIVEYLIKEGVPYLVGIPGHGNVALFDAIVDRRDRIRPFPVVHEQSAAHIADAYYRVSGRPLAITTSIGPGAANTTCGVAQAYVDSTAMLVITGSTHTYMRGHSVLQEIDRTHWSNFPRVLEPVVKRWWDVTRVGQLPFVMHSAFNEMLSGRRGPVLIDLPMDVQAEAADVELPEPAERRALRMPAGHPADLERAAALLVQAKRPVMVVGGGAAYSPTAASDVRRIAEHLGAAVITTWHGKGILPQDHELNAWHAGSIGTLCANRLANQADVVLAVGTRFVDWLTGSYTSDVWRIPPAKLIHIDLDPREIGKNYPVEVGILADAGTALAQLVDAVASAGPARAYRATEWFATIRKARQDYLDAFADIRESDRFPMSISRALAEMRKVAPRDSIWVSGAGNPQTQIHQELPFYEPRTHITSGGFSTMGFTVPGAIGAQLAAGDRRVIGVSGDGDFMASLHEIAIAVQQQLPIVYVVMNNAAWQSIENLQVSVYGEARKMNTRFLTPGGANYSPDFVRVAEGFGARASKVTSPDQMGRALQEALDSGRTSVIEVPCAKELPYSGIKKYAWWDVPVPAYLEEARKAYEEARAGERL, from the coding sequence ATGCGCCTCACCGGTGGCGAGATCATCGTCGAATACCTCATCAAGGAGGGGGTGCCCTATCTCGTGGGCATCCCCGGCCACGGCAACGTCGCGCTCTTCGATGCGATCGTCGACCGCCGCGACCGGATCCGACCGTTCCCGGTGGTGCACGAGCAGAGCGCCGCCCACATCGCCGACGCCTACTATCGCGTCTCAGGCCGTCCGCTCGCGATCACGACCTCGATCGGGCCGGGTGCCGCCAACACCACGTGCGGCGTCGCTCAGGCCTATGTCGACTCGACGGCGATGCTCGTCATCACCGGCAGCACGCACACGTACATGCGGGGGCATTCGGTGCTGCAGGAGATCGACCGCACGCACTGGAGCAACTTTCCCCGGGTGCTCGAGCCCGTCGTCAAGCGCTGGTGGGACGTCACGCGGGTCGGGCAGCTGCCCTTCGTCATGCACAGCGCGTTCAACGAGATGCTGAGCGGCCGGCGCGGTCCCGTGCTCATCGACCTGCCGATGGACGTGCAGGCCGAGGCGGCCGACGTCGAGCTGCCCGAGCCGGCCGAGCGACGTGCGCTGCGTATGCCGGCGGGGCACCCCGCCGACCTCGAACGGGCGGCGGCGCTGCTCGTCCAGGCGAAGCGCCCGGTCATGGTCGTGGGGGGAGGGGCGGCCTATTCGCCGACCGCCGCATCCGATGTGCGCCGGATCGCCGAGCACCTGGGCGCGGCGGTCATCACCACCTGGCACGGCAAGGGCATCCTGCCGCAGGATCACGAACTGAACGCGTGGCACGCCGGCTCGATCGGCACGCTCTGCGCCAACCGCCTCGCCAACCAGGCGGACGTCGTGCTCGCCGTCGGCACGCGCTTCGTCGACTGGCTGACCGGGTCCTATACCAGCGACGTGTGGCGCATCCCGCCCGCGAAACTCATTCACATCGATCTCGACCCGCGTGAGATCGGGAAGAACTACCCGGTCGAGGTGGGCATCCTGGCCGACGCGGGCACCGCGCTGGCGCAACTCGTCGATGCGGTGGCGTCCGCCGGACCGGCGCGGGCCTATCGCGCGACCGAGTGGTTCGCGACCATCCGCAAGGCCCGGCAGGACTACCTCGACGCCTTTGCCGACATCCGCGAGAGCGATCGGTTCCCGATGTCGATCTCTCGCGCGCTCGCCGAGATGCGGAAGGTCGCGCCCCGCGACTCGATCTGGGTGAGTGGGGCCGGCAACCCGCAGACGCAGATCCACCAGGAGTTGCCGTTCTACGAGCCGAGGACGCACATCACGAGCGGCGGCTTCTCGACGATGGGGTTCACCGTGCCCGGAGCGATCGGCGCGCAGCTTGCCGCAGGCGACCGACGGGTGATCGGCGTGTCGGGTGACGGCGATTTCATGGCGAGCCTTCACGAGATCGCCATCGCCGTGCAGCAGCAGTTGCCCATCGTCTACGTGGTCATGAACAACGCCGCCTGGCAGTCGATCGAGAACCTTCAGGTCTCCGTCTACGGCGAGGCGCGGAAGATGAACACCCGCTTCCTGACGCCGGGCGGAGCGAACTACTCGCCCGACTTCGTCCGCGTGGCCGAGGGGTTCGGGGCGCGCGCCTCGAAGGTCACCTCTCCCGACCAGATGGGCCGCGCGCTCCAGGAAGCCCTCGATTCGGGTCGCACCTCGGTCATCGAAGTTCCGTGCGCGAAGGAGCTGCCGTACTCGGGGATCAAGAAGTACGCGTGGTGGGACGTTCCCGTGCCGGCGTACCTCGAGGAGGCTCGAAAGGCGTACGAGGAGGCGCGCGCCGGCGAGCGGTTGTGA
- the iolB gene encoding 5-deoxy-glucuronate isomerase codes for MSTQQRLYHSRSLADGEAGTLVEITAEGARWRYVHFAVRRLPAGTSWAARGDGQEICLVLLRGHCRVRWPGGVEHVIGPRTDVFASYPSAVYLPAGVVCTVVALETTDLADCRAPSTKTLEPAVIRPEHCGFEIRGGGNATRQIVDILPPSYPADRLMVCEVFTPSGNWSSYPPHKHDRDDPPHEVELEETYYFRMRQPEGYAFQRVYAADGSFDQTFKVEHGDLLLIPGGYHPFVTAFGYDAYYLNVLAGERRSMAAADDPRYAGLRETWPPPDPRLPVVPRPQPVGQTS; via the coding sequence ATGTCGACACAGCAACGGCTCTACCACTCCCGATCGCTGGCCGATGGCGAGGCGGGCACGCTCGTGGAGATCACGGCCGAAGGCGCGCGCTGGCGTTACGTGCACTTCGCCGTTCGCCGGTTGCCCGCGGGCACGTCGTGGGCGGCGCGTGGCGACGGCCAGGAGATCTGCCTCGTCCTGCTCAGGGGGCACTGTCGGGTGCGGTGGCCGGGTGGGGTCGAGCACGTCATCGGCCCGAGGACTGACGTCTTCGCCTCGTACCCGTCGGCCGTGTACCTGCCTGCCGGCGTCGTCTGCACGGTAGTCGCCCTCGAGACGACGGACCTCGCAGATTGCCGGGCGCCCTCGACCAAGACGCTCGAGCCCGCGGTGATCCGGCCCGAGCACTGTGGCTTCGAGATCCGGGGCGGGGGCAACGCCACGCGCCAGATCGTCGACATCCTGCCGCCGTCGTATCCCGCCGATCGGCTGATGGTGTGCGAGGTGTTCACGCCGAGCGGCAACTGGTCGAGCTACCCGCCGCACAAGCACGATCGCGACGACCCTCCGCACGAGGTCGAGCTCGAAGAGACCTACTACTTCCGGATGCGACAGCCCGAGGGGTACGCCTTCCAGCGCGTCTACGCGGCCGACGGGTCGTTCGACCAGACCTTCAAGGTCGAGCACGGCGACCTGCTGCTCATCCCCGGTGGTTACCACCCGTTCGTGACGGCGTTCGGGTACGACGCCTACTATCTCAATGTCCTCGCTGGCGAGCGCCGCTCGATGGCCGCCGCCGACGACCCGCGCTACGCAGGTCTGCGCGAGACGTGGCCGCCGCCCGACCCGCGCCTCCCGGTCGTGCCTCGTCCGCAGCCGGTTGGCCAGACTTCGTAG